Proteins co-encoded in one Erwinia sp. genomic window:
- a CDS encoding hypothetical protein (ID:JIFNMEKO_02714;~source:Prodigal:2.6): MNFYGIFQKYKLNRPLNAQERACQLHQNESVDLLGGGVENDTTVISINSNYLELVDKFYPFKGIGSFISGGGFFMFLFCYLSILYNKFIYIGVLN, encoded by the coding sequence ATGAATTTTTACGGTATTTTTCAGAAATATAAACTTAACCGCCCGCTAAACGCGCAGGAACGTGCCTGTCAGTTGCATCAGAATGAGTCTGTTGATTTGTTGGGCGGGGGAGTTGAAAATGACACTACGGTGATTAGCATTAATTCGAATTATCTGGAACTGGTTGATAAGTTTTATCCATTTAAAGGGATAGGAAGCTTTATATCCGGCGGTGGTTTTTTTATGTTTTTATTTTGTTATCTATCTATATTATATAATAAGTTTATTTATATTGGTGTTCTAAACTAG
- a CDS encoding hypothetical protein (ID:JIFNMEKO_02712;~source:Prodigal:2.6), with protein sequence MKGIVRVGDKTTGGGKVVSGSPTMIFQGISVARLNDPVICPILGHAPSRIIEGHPTIRDNGLPVAFHGYKCSCGCTLISSLPHVTTSKKCLLI encoded by the coding sequence ATGAAAGGTATTGTACGCGTTGGTGATAAAACGACAGGGGGAGGTAAGGTTGTTTCCGGTTCCCCCACGATGATATTTCAAGGTATAAGTGTAGCACGTTTAAATGATCCGGTTATATGCCCTATATTAGGCCATGCTCCTTCTCGCATTATTGAAGGTCACCCTACGATCAGGGATAATGGTCTTCCTGTTGCATTCCATGGCTATAAATGTAGTTGTGGCTGTACATTAATCTCTTCTCTTCCTCATGTAACGACGAGTAAAAAATGCCTGTTGATTTGA
- a CDS encoding hypothetical protein (ID:JIFNMEKO_02711;~source:Prodigal:2.6), which yields MPVDLTTLPQALKRKRAPTLKWWVVFLVLFISLSAFINIAIWPSEKKSFDIFFWHYVLTIPFFISLFLLTMRWFYYLTSEFISEAWNNSRECDLSNEIKRGSRTIVLAGYDVYLPHLITSVRLSEQFLLPDGIILPVVVNDKNKTVTHQAKFYDHGKDFFVRATEKITHLLSNISIQSDFSQHNKHTSISVVINTTVLSSLNEKEITALRSNVISSLPSVSSVNFTANYSLADIDFWLDHPESTDVLLLLSVNLKEFLDDGDAEAAVALLLYSSSCADKYKISGAKIHRPELNDDISSIKDVVSKALLWGGVSHDDIASVWLTGMGVDHKYSSFLSSHNLIFPKAEKNAESVIIDMKSGYTENIAPWLAIILAAENSCGDYHPQLIMSMPDKNSPPWWFVVHPSGTR from the coding sequence ATGCCTGTTGATTTGACAACACTCCCGCAAGCGTTAAAGAGGAAAAGAGCTCCGACCTTGAAATGGTGGGTAGTTTTTCTGGTACTCTTTATATCATTAAGTGCTTTTATTAATATAGCAATATGGCCGTCTGAAAAAAAATCATTTGATATTTTTTTCTGGCATTATGTTCTTACTATTCCTTTTTTTATTTCGCTCTTCCTTTTAACCATGAGATGGTTTTATTATTTAACTTCTGAGTTTATATCTGAAGCGTGGAATAACTCCAGAGAATGTGATCTTAGCAATGAGATAAAACGTGGAAGCAGAACCATCGTATTGGCTGGTTACGATGTTTATTTACCCCATCTAATAACATCAGTCAGATTAAGTGAGCAGTTTTTATTGCCTGATGGTATCATTTTGCCAGTTGTTGTTAATGATAAAAATAAAACAGTAACCCATCAGGCCAAATTTTATGACCATGGGAAGGATTTTTTCGTCAGAGCTACAGAAAAAATTACTCATTTACTGAGTAATATTAGTATTCAATCGGATTTTTCTCAACATAATAAGCATACTTCGATAAGCGTGGTGATCAACACTACCGTACTATCATCACTAAATGAGAAAGAGATTACAGCTCTCCGTAGTAATGTTATTTCTTCTCTGCCATCGGTATCTTCTGTTAATTTCACGGCTAATTATTCGTTGGCTGATATTGATTTCTGGCTGGATCACCCAGAAAGTACAGATGTATTATTATTATTATCTGTTAATCTGAAAGAATTTCTTGATGACGGTGATGCGGAAGCAGCTGTTGCATTGTTATTATATTCATCTTCCTGTGCTGATAAATATAAAATTTCCGGTGCGAAAATTCATCGACCAGAGTTAAATGATGATATTTCATCAATCAAAGATGTTGTTTCCAAAGCTTTACTATGGGGAGGCGTCAGCCACGATGACATAGCATCAGTATGGTTGACAGGAATGGGAGTGGATCATAAATATTCATCTTTCCTCTCAAGTCACAACCTGATTTTCCCTAAAGCTGAAAAGAATGCAGAGTCTGTTATTATTGATATGAAAAGTGGCTATACAGAAAATATAGCTCCCTGGCTTGCTATTATTCTTGCGGCTGAAAATAGTTGTGGAGATTATCACCCTCAGTTGATTATGAGTATGCCAGATAAAAATTCACCACCGTGGTGGTTTGTTGTTCATCCATCAGGCACAAGATGA
- a CDS encoding hypothetical protein (ID:JIFNMEKO_02713;~source:Prodigal:2.6) has protein sequence MNGLPEHIIRCVLTGKNRLVHVIRLDGTAFSAEWDKLIITYGVNHPKLRHDSYYISCHVLAEDNRTVIETFCLPFTFPFITSLLRRWEFVRLYMEEGPGEVIDSVDICLPIAKKREGYWFGLYCWGFCGSDFSYIFLPVMLGFGLIFSIPRYIAMQTSRIPQWPAEIELLCQPEKDDPYFRDASMNPKNLWWYG, from the coding sequence GTGAATGGTTTGCCAGAACACATTATCCGATGCGTTTTGACCGGAAAAAATCGTCTGGTGCATGTTATTCGTCTCGATGGTACGGCATTCAGTGCCGAATGGGATAAGCTGATTATCACCTATGGTGTTAATCACCCAAAATTAAGACATGACTCCTATTATATCAGTTGCCATGTACTGGCAGAGGATAACCGGACAGTGATTGAGACGTTTTGCCTGCCCTTTACTTTTCCTTTTATAACGAGCCTGTTACGGCGCTGGGAGTTTGTCCGGCTATATATGGAGGAAGGACCGGGGGAAGTTATTGACAGTGTCGATATCTGTCTGCCTATTGCAAAAAAAAGAGAGGGCTACTGGTTCGGACTCTATTGCTGGGGATTCTGTGGCTCTGACTTCTCTTATATTTTTCTGCCAGTTATGCTGGGGTTCGGATTGATATTTAGTATTCCGCGCTATATAGCCATGCAGACCAGTCGTATTCCGCAATGGCCGGCAGAGATTGAGTTACTGTGTCAGCCAGAGAAAGATGACCCTTATTTTCGTGATGCCTCAATGAACCCTAAAAACCTCTGGTGGTATGGCTGA